In uncultured Cohaesibacter sp., a genomic segment contains:
- a CDS encoding histone deacetylase family protein, protein MSTVYITHPSFMNHKTPEGHPERPDRMRAVNIALEHEKFIFIPREEAQLGRYEDILLCHPQSVIDHLESVTPTEGLISLDGDTTVSPDTLTAALYAVGASTQAVDEVMQGKTNNVFCGIRPPGHHAERDRSMGFCFFNNASIAARYAQKQYGAERVAIIDFDLHHGNGTQDIFWDDPSVMYCSTHQMPLYPGTGDWRETGKDDEGNIVNAPLSAGNGSEQMRDAFESRLLPALYNFNPDLVIISAGFDAHIRDPLGDLTCTEADFSWLTGKLMDVADKCCDNRVVSLLEGGYDLTALARSVAVHVDRLMHG, encoded by the coding sequence GTGTCAACAGTTTACATTACGCACCCGAGTTTCATGAACCACAAGACGCCCGAGGGTCACCCCGAGCGCCCTGATCGGATGCGTGCGGTCAACATCGCTCTGGAGCATGAGAAATTCATCTTCATTCCGCGCGAAGAGGCCCAGCTCGGTCGCTATGAGGACATTCTGCTGTGCCATCCGCAAAGCGTGATTGATCATCTGGAAAGCGTGACGCCGACGGAAGGGCTCATCTCGCTGGATGGCGATACCACGGTATCGCCCGACACCCTGACCGCAGCGCTCTATGCGGTTGGTGCTTCCACACAGGCTGTCGATGAAGTCATGCAGGGCAAGACCAACAATGTCTTCTGCGGCATTCGCCCACCGGGGCACCACGCCGAGCGTGACCGGTCCATGGGCTTCTGCTTTTTCAACAATGCGTCAATCGCCGCCCGCTACGCCCAGAAGCAATATGGTGCCGAGCGTGTCGCCATCATCGATTTCGATCTGCACCATGGCAATGGCACTCAGGACATTTTCTGGGATGATCCGAGTGTGATGTATTGCTCTACCCATCAGATGCCGCTCTATCCCGGAACCGGCGACTGGCGCGAAACCGGCAAGGATGACGAAGGCAATATCGTCAATGCCCCACTCAGTGCCGGCAATGGGTCCGAGCAGATGCGCGATGCCTTTGAGTCGCGACTGCTGCCTGCTCTTTATAACTTCAACCCCGATCTGGTGATCATTTCCGCCGGGTTTGATGCCCATATCCGCGATCCCTTGGGCGATCTGACCTGCACCGAGGCGGATTTTTCCTGGCTGACCGGCAAACTGATGGATGTTGCAGACAAATGTTGTGACAACCGGGTGGTTTCCTTGCTGGAAGGGGGCTATGACCTGACGGCGCTTGCCCGTTCGGTTGCTGTTCACGTGGACCGGCTAATGCACGGGTGA